The Plectropomus leopardus isolate mb unplaced genomic scaffold, YSFRI_Pleo_2.0 unplaced_scaffold28432, whole genome shotgun sequence sequence gtgtgtgtgtgtgtgtgtgaacatacCGACAGCCAGGTTGGCGATGAAGAAGTTGGTGACAGTTCGGAGCGTCTTGAAGCGGTAGATGACGTAGATGACCAGAGAATTACCCAGAACCCCCAGCACGATGATGGTGCTGTAGGCCAAGATCAACACCacctgcaaaaaacaacaacaacaacaacaacaacaacaactgtcAGAACGAGTTGTTTTGATGCAACAGCTCAAAGAACTATTCTGAAATCACAGGAACAAGAGACGACAGCTGATACCTGCATATTTTGAGACTTACTGTATATTTTCTGACTGATATTCATCAAACAAACAGTCGTTTGGTCGCTGCACATCCAAAGATGGAATTTAaagctctgtttgtttgtgccaaaaCGGAAGAAATTCCCTCTATGTGTTCTTTGGATATTGTGTTCAAGAGAAGGATACGGATGCCAAGACACAGTGACaactgaccaccaaaatctaatcagttcatcactttGTCTCcgaggatgtttgtgccaaatttgaagaaattccatcaagTCAGTCACTCTAAAGATATCACATTCAAGAGAATGAGATGcatgcaaggtcacagttacccgacctttgaccaccaaaaatcaaatttcaattAACTGTCATATCCAAGCGgccgtttgtgctaaatttgaggaaattcacTTCTGAGatatttctaaaaaattaagttaaacaaaaacaaacccctACCTGCACACTCAGAAGTTTAATGGGGTCTTCTGGGAAATCCACTCCCTCAAACACCAACGGAGGCAACGCTGGGGAGTTGGCGCCGCTGGCATTCGGGTCGTAGTCATGGTAACCAAGGTTGCCTGGGTCGTCATCAGGCAGGGGCAGGAGGCGGAG is a genomic window containing:
- the LOC121938089 gene encoding kiSS-1 receptor-like — protein: MEAVSAVNATQDELRLLPLPDDDPGNLGYHDYDPNASGANSPALPPLVFEGVDFPEDPIKLLSVQVVLILAYSTIIVLGVLGNSLVIYVIYRFKTLRTVTNFFIANLAV